The following coding sequences lie in one Fimbriimonadaceae bacterium genomic window:
- the lon gene encoding endopeptidase La produces MSRAKTKTPVEEEIVEEEVNLPESDIDLSIGDLPIPDAEEEEVRPPIPDVINILPLRDSVIYPMLIAPLSVARESSVQLIEESVVGNNRVIGVVAQRKAHTELPTFDEVHEYGCAVIIRTLVKMPDAVRLIVQGVARYRIVERLQETPYLRARIEVLEDAPADDTSEDMEALRRSVAALFDQAIRLSPQLPDELRSLTQAVQETNVMCDLVAAHMTLSVEEKQQVLETLDVEQRLKLLLEMLSKEVRVLELTSKVQSEVNVELSKTQRDYYLREQLKAIQRELGESDDRGEELDELRIKIEEAELPQEALKEVNREYDRLRRMSPGSPEYTVARTYVDWIVSLPWNQSTQDNIELSEVRAILDQDHYGLEKVKERIIEFLAVRKVKKDGKIRQPILCFAGPPGVGKTSLGRSIAHSMNRKFVRVSVGGMRDEAEIRGHRRTYIGALPGQIIQGLRRGETNNPVFMLDEIDKLGSDFRGDPSSALLEVLDPEQNSTFRDHYIDAPFDLSRVFFVTTANRLDTIPAPLRDRMEVIELSGYTEEEKYEIAVRHLVPKQVEEHGLRAAQIEFQDSALKKLIRSYTREAGVRNLEREIGSVVRKATLLFAQGRKAKVNITEKFLETALGAPRYLHEEVLERELVPGLAVGLVWTPVGGDVIFIETAKMAGSKGLILTGQLGDVMKESVTAALSYIRSNAKQLKIDPDFYEKTEIHVHVPAGATPKDGPSAGVTMLTALTSLLTGRNLKPRLAMTGELTLTGQVLPIGGVKEKILAAHRAGVTTVLLPEDNRKDFKEEVPEAIAKQLEVHFVKHADQVLKLSLEKTTGRTQ; encoded by the coding sequence ATGTCACGAGCAAAAACAAAAACCCCTGTTGAAGAGGAGATCGTTGAAGAAGAGGTCAACCTGCCCGAGTCGGACATCGACTTGAGCATAGGCGACCTTCCCATTCCTGATGCTGAAGAGGAAGAGGTTCGACCGCCCATCCCCGATGTCATCAATATCCTGCCCCTGCGCGACTCCGTCATCTACCCCATGCTGATCGCACCTCTCAGCGTTGCTCGCGAATCCAGCGTACAACTCATCGAAGAGAGCGTGGTGGGAAACAACCGGGTTATCGGCGTTGTCGCTCAACGCAAAGCCCACACAGAGCTGCCAACCTTCGATGAGGTTCACGAATACGGCTGCGCTGTGATCATCCGCACACTTGTTAAAATGCCTGATGCGGTGCGGTTGATCGTCCAGGGCGTCGCACGATATCGGATTGTCGAGCGATTGCAAGAGACGCCTTACCTGCGGGCAAGGATCGAGGTCCTCGAAGACGCCCCTGCCGACGATACGTCGGAAGATATGGAGGCATTGCGACGGTCCGTCGCTGCGCTCTTCGACCAAGCGATACGCCTCTCCCCCCAACTTCCCGACGAGTTACGAAGCCTTACCCAAGCCGTCCAAGAAACGAATGTGATGTGCGACCTCGTCGCCGCGCATATGACACTCTCGGTGGAAGAGAAGCAGCAGGTCCTTGAAACTCTGGACGTGGAGCAGCGACTCAAGCTCCTCCTCGAAATGCTTAGCAAAGAGGTGCGCGTTCTGGAGCTTACGAGCAAGGTCCAGAGTGAGGTCAACGTCGAGCTTTCCAAAACGCAACGCGACTATTACCTGCGCGAGCAGCTCAAAGCCATTCAGCGCGAACTTGGGGAGTCTGACGACCGGGGCGAAGAGCTTGACGAACTACGGATCAAGATCGAAGAAGCCGAGCTGCCTCAAGAGGCTTTGAAAGAGGTCAACCGAGAGTATGACCGCCTGCGGCGTATGTCTCCCGGATCGCCTGAATACACCGTCGCCCGGACCTACGTGGACTGGATCGTCTCGCTCCCGTGGAACCAATCAACACAGGACAATATTGAGCTTTCTGAAGTTCGGGCCATCCTCGATCAAGACCACTACGGACTTGAGAAAGTTAAAGAGCGAATTATCGAATTCCTTGCCGTTCGCAAAGTCAAAAAAGACGGCAAGATCCGTCAGCCAATCCTGTGCTTTGCGGGGCCTCCTGGTGTTGGTAAAACCTCACTGGGGCGTTCCATCGCACACTCCATGAACCGCAAGTTCGTACGAGTCTCAGTGGGAGGCATGCGCGACGAGGCCGAGATTCGGGGTCATCGACGCACCTACATTGGCGCACTGCCCGGGCAAATCATCCAAGGCCTTCGACGCGGCGAAACAAACAACCCGGTCTTCATGCTCGACGAGATCGACAAGCTCGGCAGTGACTTCCGCGGTGACCCTTCATCAGCGCTCCTGGAAGTGCTCGACCCGGAGCAGAACTCGACGTTCCGCGATCACTATATCGACGCACCGTTCGATCTGAGCAGAGTGTTCTTCGTGACAACGGCAAACCGACTGGACACGATCCCAGCGCCCTTGCGAGACCGAATGGAAGTGATCGAACTCAGCGGCTATACCGAAGAGGAAAAGTACGAAATCGCCGTGAGGCATCTCGTACCCAAGCAGGTCGAAGAACACGGACTAAGGGCTGCGCAAATTGAGTTTCAAGACAGTGCCCTCAAGAAGCTGATCCGCAGCTATACGCGCGAAGCCGGTGTTCGTAACTTGGAGCGAGAGATCGGCTCTGTCGTACGAAAAGCAACCCTACTGTTTGCACAGGGCCGCAAGGCCAAGGTCAATATCACGGAGAAGTTCTTGGAGACCGCGCTTGGAGCGCCACGGTATCTGCATGAGGAAGTGCTGGAAAGGGAGCTTGTCCCTGGACTTGCGGTCGGTCTTGTTTGGACTCCTGTCGGTGGTGATGTCATCTTCATCGAGACAGCCAAGATGGCTGGGTCAAAGGGTTTGATTCTTACCGGACAGCTTGGCGACGTGATGAAGGAATCCGTCACAGCCGCCCTAAGCTACATCCGCAGCAATGCCAAGCAGCTTAAGATTGACCCCGATTTTTACGAAAAGACGGAGATCCACGTTCACGTCCCTGCCGGTGCCACCCCCAAAGACGGCCCGAGCGCAGGCGTGACGATGCTCACCGCACTCACTTCCCTGCTCACCGGGCGAAACCTCAAGCCCCGTCTCGCCATGACCGGAGAGCTCACCCTAACGGGGCAGGTCCTTCCAATCGGTGGCGTAAAGGAGAAGATTCTGGCGGCGCACCGCGCCGGTGTGACCACAGTGCTCCTCCCCGAAGATAACCGCAAGGACTTCAAAGAAGAGGTCCCCGAAGCCATCGCCAAGCAGCTTGAGGTCCACTTCGTCAAGCACGCCGATCAGGTGCTGAAACTATCTTTGGAAAAGACAACGGGTCGAACTCAATAA
- a CDS encoding BlaI/MecI/CopY family transcriptional regulator, whose protein sequence is MSKSLHPEEAPTGAQMDLLKIVAKSKEGMTAVEVWQHIQTQRPLARTTVITLLQRLQERGWLSKEGEGRGAIYHSLYQPEDATTAIVDGFLGRYFGGSPAKMMMNLLGSGKLSNDEISRLRKLLDEAEEEK, encoded by the coding sequence ATGTCGAAATCACTGCATCCCGAAGAAGCGCCGACCGGCGCGCAGATGGATCTTCTGAAGATCGTTGCCAAAAGCAAAGAGGGCATGACGGCCGTCGAAGTCTGGCAGCACATCCAAACCCAGCGACCGCTCGCCAGAACAACGGTTATCACTCTTTTGCAGCGGCTGCAAGAACGCGGCTGGCTTTCAAAAGAGGGTGAAGGGCGTGGTGCGATCTACCACTCGCTCTATCAGCCCGAAGACGCCACAACCGCAATCGTCGACGGATTCCTGGGCCGCTACTTTGGCGGATCGCCCGCAAAGATGATGATGAACCTGCTTGGCTCCGGAAAGCTCTCAAACGATGAAATCTCACGCTTAAGGAAGCTGCTGGATGAAGCAGAGGAGGAAAAATGA
- a CDS encoding M56 family metallopeptidase, giving the protein MSATFIESAWPFAVNLALAVATASGLFAVALLASRKAAPPIREALAKAAITVIAICPLVVLVSSQLHLGSLNAPTEAAFAKPARSTASEGAAQTESRPPSEELIVPETAHGAAVASQTALQTPVASGFDYKAGILAAGLAGSLFLVALVGIGRLRLAKLAKGWEKVEDTSLLSMLEQASQATGLRAVPILIHAEDLRAPVCFSAGKDYVAVPTDISDFLPPEQIKSAFIHECVHLKAKHQTWRLLCVLMEAAYWWAVPVWLVRRHLEDAQEKICDSYVVQTTDTGRHLAECLVTLATRNGQTWTPRGTIAVFRRGELEARIRRLLDKGANTMTKTTKRSVAVIAAIAAGAFVLAAKMQVGEVSAKGSEYFPSTEGTTWTYKVSRPGSEDMIWTTVAWSVKSYKGMPVVEYRSDYGHYNGYGYVLLAKDGAYEMDRQYKDLPGFRRADTNTVVMKFPATAGTKWSHRTQPAYQTAQSFGNDTPPPKPPTYEYTRNVVSDNVMVDTPIGRKKAVIIEMSVSEDGGKPYVRSRTWMSPGLGTVREEVFEPGGKTSQVKTLVDFKPGSPQNQTPSNPAELVRQKTPQLSLPANAYRNIANSHLDDTYRSRFVAVGSDSSMAIYRVTGQTVRPFDPTNVDEWNALIEEEMPKSKRAIPGPNGYDLFVHFESIAILLATKQGYFVDDNAKGGNAEYTSKAGSSGTIGRTKVSGRNPDGSAWTLAVVVTMEGSKITSIETQ; this is encoded by the coding sequence ATGAGTGCAACCTTCATCGAATCGGCTTGGCCCTTTGCGGTCAACCTGGCGCTTGCCGTAGCGACAGCTTCCGGCCTATTTGCCGTGGCCCTTCTCGCTAGCCGAAAAGCGGCTCCACCGATACGGGAAGCCTTGGCAAAGGCCGCGATAACGGTAATCGCGATCTGTCCGCTGGTGGTGCTCGTCTCATCGCAGTTGCATCTGGGCAGCTTGAACGCTCCGACCGAAGCCGCTTTCGCGAAACCAGCCCGGTCAACCGCAAGCGAGGGCGCTGCGCAAACTGAAAGCAGGCCCCCGTCAGAGGAGCTGATCGTTCCTGAAACTGCTCATGGGGCGGCGGTAGCCTCTCAGACTGCTTTACAAACGCCGGTTGCTTCTGGTTTCGACTACAAAGCAGGCATTCTTGCTGCCGGTCTCGCGGGCTCGCTCTTCCTCGTGGCGCTTGTCGGGATCGGACGTCTCCGTCTTGCAAAACTTGCGAAGGGTTGGGAGAAGGTTGAAGATACTTCCCTGCTCAGCATGCTTGAACAGGCATCGCAAGCGACGGGACTGCGGGCAGTGCCAATTCTCATCCATGCAGAAGATCTACGCGCGCCCGTCTGCTTCTCGGCAGGGAAAGACTACGTTGCCGTGCCGACAGACATCTCCGACTTCCTTCCACCGGAGCAGATTAAGTCCGCATTCATCCACGAGTGTGTCCACCTGAAAGCAAAGCACCAGACCTGGCGTCTGCTCTGCGTTTTGATGGAGGCGGCCTACTGGTGGGCGGTGCCGGTCTGGCTCGTTCGAAGACACCTTGAGGACGCCCAAGAAAAGATTTGCGACAGCTATGTGGTTCAGACCACCGATACCGGACGACACCTCGCCGAATGCCTCGTCACCCTGGCTACCAGGAACGGGCAGACCTGGACTCCAAGGGGGACGATCGCCGTCTTTCGACGGGGCGAGTTGGAAGCCCGGATTCGGAGGCTGCTGGACAAAGGAGCCAATACCATGACAAAAACAACCAAGCGCAGCGTGGCGGTTATCGCCGCCATCGCCGCCGGAGCTTTCGTTCTCGCTGCAAAGATGCAGGTCGGCGAAGTTTCGGCAAAGGGATCGGAATACTTCCCCTCGACCGAAGGCACGACGTGGACCTACAAAGTCAGTCGGCCTGGTTCGGAGGACATGATCTGGACAACCGTCGCATGGAGCGTCAAGAGCTACAAGGGAATGCCGGTCGTCGAGTATCGCTCGGACTACGGTCACTACAACGGCTATGGCTATGTCCTTCTCGCCAAAGATGGCGCCTATGAGATGGACCGTCAATACAAGGACCTACCGGGCTTCCGCCGCGCCGACACCAACACGGTTGTGATGAAGTTTCCGGCAACAGCGGGGACGAAGTGGTCACACCGTACGCAGCCTGCCTACCAAACAGCACAGAGTTTCGGAAACGACACACCGCCCCCCAAGCCCCCCACCTATGAATACACTCGCAATGTCGTCAGCGACAACGTGATGGTCGATACACCCATAGGACGGAAGAAAGCGGTGATCATCGAAATGTCCGTCAGCGAAGACGGAGGCAAGCCATACGTCCGGTCAAGAACCTGGATGAGCCCAGGCTTAGGAACCGTTCGTGAGGAAGTCTTCGAGCCGGGCGGAAAGACCTCGCAGGTGAAGACTCTTGTGGACTTCAAGCCTGGCAGCCCGCAGAACCAAACCCCAAGCAATCCGGCTGAGCTTGTCCGGCAGAAGACTCCGCAGCTGTCTCTGCCTGCAAACGCCTACCGCAACATCGCCAACAGCCACCTTGACGACACGTACCGAAGCAGGTTTGTAGCTGTAGGAAGCGACTCATCAATGGCGATCTATCGCGTGACGGGACAGACCGTGCGTCCGTTTGACCCTACAAATGTCGACGAATGGAACGCTTTGATCGAGGAAGAGATGCCAAAGAGCAAGCGGGCTATCCCAGGACCGAACGGTTACGATTTGTTCGTTCACTTTGAATCCATCGCTATCCTTTTGGCGACCAAACAAGGCTACTTCGTGGATGACAACGCCAAAGGCGGCAACGCCGAGTACACATCGAAGGCGGGCAGTTCAGGGACGATTGGCAGAACGAAGGTCAGCGGTCGGAACCCAGACGGCAGCGCATGGACGTTGGCAGTCGTTGTGACGATGGAGGGCAGCAAGATCACTTCGATCGAGACCCAGTAA
- a CDS encoding cupin domain-containing protein — protein sequence MPTLIPSPTRIEAAGNKPKVIDEYIGRVNSGHSGVSVAHMRSPGGWKEPGQQPEFEEFTIVLRGKLVVEFEGGEIEVTAGQAVVSKPGEWVRYSTPDAEGAEYLAVCVPGFSPDTVHRDA from the coding sequence ATGCCAACCCTCATCCCTTCCCCAACCCGCATCGAAGCCGCCGGCAACAAGCCAAAGGTCATCGACGAATACATAGGCCGCGTCAATTCTGGACATTCGGGTGTTTCAGTTGCACACATGCGCAGCCCCGGCGGATGGAAGGAACCAGGTCAACAGCCCGAGTTTGAAGAGTTCACCATCGTCCTTCGCGGAAAGCTTGTCGTAGAGTTCGAAGGTGGGGAGATAGAAGTCACGGCAGGACAAGCCGTTGTCAGTAAGCCTGGGGAATGGGTGAGATATTCCACGCCCGACGCTGAGGGCGCGGAATATCTTGCGGTATGTGTGCCTGGCTTCTCGCCAGACACCGTTCACCGCGACGCTTAA
- a CDS encoding response regulator, giving the protein MKEQNEQYRIVFVDDEARILDGLRRITRSRCADWDCHFASRAAEALELLEEGNLTAIVSDLNMPGMTGLEMLRVIRASEKYNALPVVLLTGNGEYKVRQQLIDEGADDVLTKPCDVLELRMRLRNLLELRRLQGSNKAA; this is encoded by the coding sequence ATGAAGGAACAGAACGAACAATATCGAATCGTGTTTGTCGATGACGAAGCAAGGATTCTTGATGGCCTGCGCCGGATCACAAGATCGCGCTGTGCCGATTGGGATTGCCACTTCGCCAGTCGGGCAGCTGAAGCTCTTGAACTGCTCGAAGAGGGCAACTTAACTGCCATCGTATCGGACTTGAACATGCCAGGCATGACAGGGCTTGAGATGCTTCGCGTCATTCGTGCGTCGGAAAAGTACAATGCCTTGCCTGTCGTCTTGCTTACTGGGAACGGAGAGTACAAAGTACGTCAGCAGTTAATCGACGAAGGCGCTGATGATGTCCTGACGAAGCCTTGTGACGTTCTCGAACTCCGAATGCGTTTACGCAATCTGCTTGAGCTGAGAAGACTTCAGGGCTCAAACAAGGCCGCTTAA
- a CDS encoding response regulator: MKTILLVDDERNVLDALRRMLRAMRDEWEFLFAECFTEAAEIIQSTDLDAIVSDHNMPGKTGIDLLQHLRAGDRNSRIPFIMLTGNSDSRLLHEALDKGATDFLHKPCDAAELIARLKNVIALKDFQEQILHQNELLELRVRERTRDLERSQRDIVFRLAKAAEARDSDTGNHILRVGLFSLTLAKELGMDERFQDDILLASPLHDVGKIGISDAILRKPGSLTDEERQAMQEHCRIGAEILSEELQATFSLLSREVDESSSSGGNALLAMAANIARYHHEHWDGNGYPARVSGEDIPIEARIVAVADVYDALRSPRPYKGAMSEGETVAYIFERSGSQFDPRVVSAMMSVRDELERIRTELEDCAESARRAA, translated from the coding sequence GTGAAGACCATTTTGCTCGTCGACGACGAACGCAATGTGCTTGACGCCCTGCGCCGCATGCTCCGGGCAATGCGTGACGAATGGGAGTTTCTATTCGCCGAGTGCTTTACCGAAGCGGCAGAGATTATCCAGTCAACCGATCTTGATGCTATCGTCTCTGACCACAACATGCCGGGAAAGACCGGGATAGACTTGCTGCAACACCTGAGGGCGGGGGATCGGAATTCGAGAATTCCGTTTATCATGCTCACTGGGAACTCGGATTCAAGGCTGTTGCACGAGGCTCTCGATAAGGGCGCAACCGACTTCCTGCACAAACCTTGTGACGCTGCCGAGCTGATTGCAAGACTCAAGAACGTCATCGCTCTCAAGGATTTTCAAGAGCAGATACTTCACCAGAACGAATTGCTTGAACTGCGGGTTCGAGAACGAACGCGGGACCTTGAGCGATCTCAGAGGGACATCGTTTTTCGGCTTGCGAAGGCTGCTGAAGCGCGCGATTCCGATACCGGCAACCACATTCTTCGGGTGGGCCTCTTCTCCCTTACTCTTGCGAAGGAGTTGGGAATGGATGAGCGCTTCCAAGACGATATTCTTTTGGCAAGCCCGCTCCATGATGTCGGCAAGATCGGCATTAGCGATGCGATTTTGCGAAAGCCGGGAAGCCTGACCGACGAAGAGCGGCAAGCGATGCAGGAGCACTGCCGGATCGGGGCGGAGATTCTGAGTGAGGAGCTGCAAGCGACGTTTTCGCTCCTTTCGCGTGAGGTTGACGAATCATCAAGTTCAGGCGGGAATGCCTTGCTCGCGATGGCGGCCAACATTGCACGGTACCACCACGAGCATTGGGACGGAAATGGATACCCTGCAAGAGTTTCCGGTGAAGACATACCGATCGAGGCTCGCATTGTGGCGGTAGCCGATGTCTACGATGCATTGAGATCGCCCAGACCCTATAAGGGCGCAATGTCTGAAGGGGAGACCGTCGCCTATATTTTTGAGCGATCAGGGTCACAGTTTGATCCGAGGGTCGTGTCTGCAATGATGAGCGTTCGAGATGAGCTTGAACGCATTAGAACTGAATTGGAAGATTGCGCCGAATCCGCACGTCGTGCGGCGTAA
- a CDS encoding PAS domain S-box protein: protein MTSALPVQSRANELFAAHRDSIYRFTDRLFCFLMMAQYLGAIIAALALSPKTWEGQSSAIHPHVWTALILGGLISMPTAFITGVWPGRPFTRYVVAVNQMLMGALLIHISGGRIETHFHVFGSLAFLAFYRDWKLLIPATLIVLVDHIYRGLYMPTSVYGVFAGAQWRFIEHAGWVVFENIILVASIVRGCRDMEENASRQAEIEFSNERIEAQVVERTAELMASERHKAAVLNNAMDGIVTFDSEGLITEINPAALAIFQLEADDAVGKDFIDLLIAEQCREALRQRMSKFHTQVSHVPTHARWELLGQRRSDKAFEIELSVCPIKGESIHLFTAFVRDLSEKISLETQLAQAQKMESIGNLAAGIAHEINTPNQYIGDNIRFLQDSIEQVLGAVDGFKTLIEGSPDDLQVGELKPQARQIEKDADLAFIAEEMPAAVSQALEGVETVGGIVKAMKEFSHPGVKNWTTVELNRIIEGTLTVSRNEWKYVANVEADLDPNLPTFRGHPGELGQVILNLVVNSAHAIREKHTDGEKGTIKIKTYEEDGNVVLWVSDNGCGIPEDVQRKVFDPFFTTKGVGIGTGQGLSITHNVVHRHEGLITLESTVGEGTEFTLKFPIERRESDDAFDWSAA, encoded by the coding sequence ATGACAAGCGCACTCCCAGTACAATCTCGGGCCAATGAGCTGTTTGCAGCTCATCGCGACTCTATCTACCGCTTTACGGACCGCCTCTTTTGCTTCCTGATGATGGCGCAGTATTTAGGCGCGATCATTGCGGCGCTAGCGCTGAGTCCAAAGACGTGGGAAGGCCAATCGAGCGCGATCCACCCTCACGTGTGGACGGCTTTGATTTTAGGCGGCCTGATCTCCATGCCAACGGCGTTTATCACCGGAGTTTGGCCGGGCAGACCGTTTACGCGCTATGTCGTCGCCGTCAATCAGATGCTGATGGGCGCGCTTCTCATCCACATCAGTGGTGGGCGCATCGAGACGCACTTTCACGTATTTGGGTCCTTGGCGTTTCTTGCGTTTTATCGTGACTGGAAGCTGCTGATACCGGCAACCCTGATTGTTCTCGTCGACCATATTTATCGCGGCTTGTACATGCCGACCTCGGTGTACGGTGTCTTTGCCGGAGCACAGTGGCGGTTTATCGAACATGCCGGTTGGGTCGTCTTTGAGAACATTATTCTGGTCGCCTCGATTGTGCGCGGTTGTCGTGATATGGAAGAGAACGCGTCACGACAAGCGGAGATCGAGTTCTCAAATGAGCGTATAGAAGCTCAAGTTGTCGAGCGTACAGCGGAGTTGATGGCGAGCGAACGCCATAAGGCTGCTGTCTTGAATAACGCCATGGACGGGATCGTTACGTTCGACTCTGAGGGTCTGATCACAGAGATTAACCCGGCGGCGCTTGCTATTTTTCAGCTTGAGGCTGACGATGCGGTAGGGAAAGACTTTATCGATTTACTCATCGCCGAGCAGTGTCGTGAAGCGCTTCGCCAGCGGATGTCCAAATTCCATACTCAAGTGAGTCACGTGCCGACTCATGCACGATGGGAGTTGCTGGGACAGCGGCGCAGCGACAAGGCTTTCGAGATTGAGCTTTCCGTTTGCCCGATCAAGGGTGAGTCCATCCATTTGTTCACCGCTTTTGTACGCGACCTTTCCGAAAAGATTTCGCTTGAAACTCAATTGGCGCAAGCGCAAAAGATGGAGAGCATCGGCAACTTGGCCGCAGGTATTGCGCACGAGATCAATACCCCGAATCAGTACATCGGTGACAATATCCGCTTCTTGCAGGACAGCATCGAGCAGGTTCTCGGCGCGGTAGATGGCTTCAAGACCTTGATCGAGGGCAGTCCGGATGATCTGCAAGTGGGCGAATTGAAACCGCAGGCACGACAGATTGAAAAGGATGCCGATCTTGCTTTTATCGCTGAAGAGATGCCAGCGGCGGTTTCGCAGGCGCTCGAAGGCGTTGAGACGGTAGGCGGAATCGTCAAGGCGATGAAAGAGTTCTCGCATCCCGGTGTCAAGAACTGGACGACAGTTGAACTGAACAGAATCATCGAAGGCACCCTTACCGTGTCTCGAAACGAATGGAAGTATGTCGCCAACGTTGAGGCTGACCTCGACCCGAATCTGCCGACCTTTAGAGGGCATCCTGGCGAGCTCGGCCAGGTGATTTTGAACCTTGTCGTCAACTCTGCCCATGCTATTCGCGAGAAGCATACAGACGGCGAGAAGGGGACTATCAAAATCAAGACGTACGAGGAGGACGGCAACGTTGTTCTTTGGGTCAGTGACAACGGATGCGGAATTCCCGAGGATGTTCAGCGCAAGGTATTCGATCCCTTCTTTACAACAAAAGGCGTTGGAATTGGTACTGGGCAAGGGCTTTCCATTACCCACAACGTCGTTCACCGGCATGAGGGTCTTATCACCCTCGAAAGCACGGTCGGTGAGGGAACTGAGTTTACGCTCAAATTCCCGATAGAGCGTCGAGAGAGCGATGACGCATTCGATTGGAGCGCCGCGTGA
- a CDS encoding MmgE/PrpD family protein has translation MSNFVTLSRDSNQALGIGQYAIDFMSGKLGSGPSAAVLERTRLFHTDAVLCGFSALALGTNAPTILRAEALEYPDANGATVFGSKAKVKAEKAIVANSSAVREWDSNGTNFGYNPELGHTAGEFGHNDFYPVVMAACQQKGLDGATALRAMVLLDEIRGRLAEVFSLKSYKIDHVVHGAIGSAATYGALMGATAEQIESAIGMFVAHYIPWRAIRAGKQLSDSKGASAAISTEAAILCMKRSMAGFVGPKDIFRNPEAVFRFFEPTTQGAERWKESGDSPFDLVLAHSGDDFAVMGMHFKLGLYEHQSAGALQGVIDLLSANPQLLDDPQGGNIAGITILAYEPAFGIIGNPMKKDPKTRQSADHSMAYIVATLIRKALEYKAKHGALPTGGGANDAVWKALMLDPYDYQVADSAIYHPVARALMQKIDFQHGGTDYDAKYPEGIPTSVRISYVPHPSVPSPIPTSRDEGGEVLDSGFVMFPAGHARNTTADLRDILRHKFSLLGGLSLPDGADVSSFVERLESIGSLNADQLATLTSTAFASRPGYE, from the coding sequence ATGAGCAACTTTGTCACCCTCTCTCGCGACTCCAACCAAGCCCTCGGCATCGGACAGTACGCCATCGACTTTATGTCGGGCAAGCTCGGCTCCGGTCCTTCTGCCGCAGTTCTTGAGCGCACGCGGCTGTTCCACACCGACGCTGTTCTGTGCGGCTTCTCGGCGCTTGCGCTGGGAACCAACGCCCCCACCATTCTCCGCGCCGAAGCCTTGGAGTACCCAGATGCGAACGGCGCGACGGTCTTCGGCTCGAAGGCGAAAGTGAAGGCGGAGAAGGCGATTGTCGCGAACAGTTCGGCGGTTCGCGAATGGGACAGCAACGGCACGAATTTCGGCTACAACCCGGAGCTTGGGCATACCGCGGGCGAGTTTGGACACAACGACTTCTATCCGGTAGTGATGGCGGCCTGTCAGCAGAAGGGTTTGGACGGAGCGACGGCTCTGCGGGCGATGGTGTTGCTGGATGAGATTCGGGGGCGGCTGGCTGAGGTCTTCAGCCTGAAGAGCTACAAGATCGATCACGTCGTTCACGGAGCCATCGGATCGGCGGCGACCTATGGGGCGCTGATGGGGGCGACGGCGGAGCAGATCGAAAGTGCGATCGGGATGTTTGTGGCTCACTACATTCCTTGGCGGGCGATCCGTGCGGGCAAGCAGCTCAGCGACTCGAAAGGAGCCTCGGCGGCGATCAGCACGGAAGCGGCGATCCTTTGCATGAAGCGGTCGATGGCGGGCTTTGTTGGACCGAAGGATATCTTCCGAAATCCTGAAGCGGTCTTCCGCTTCTTTGAGCCGACGACTCAGGGCGCAGAGCGATGGAAGGAGAGCGGGGACTCGCCGTTTGACTTGGTGCTGGCGCATTCGGGCGACGACTTTGCCGTGATGGGGATGCACTTTAAGCTTGGGCTTTACGAGCACCAGTCGGCGGGGGCTTTGCAGGGGGTGATTGATCTGCTTTCCGCCAATCCCCAGCTGCTCGACGATCCGCAGGGCGGCAATATCGCAGGGATTACCATCCTGGCCTACGAGCCCGCTTTCGGAATCATCGGCAACCCGATGAAGAAGGACCCCAAGACACGCCAAAGCGCGGACCACTCGATGGCCTACATCGTGGCGACACTCATCCGAAAGGCGCTCGAGTACAAGGCCAAGCACGGCGCGCTTCCCACCGGCGGCGGGGCGAACGATGCGGTTTGGAAAGCCCTGATGCTTGATCCGTACGACTACCAGGTCGCCGACAGCGCGATCTACCATCCGGTCGCCCGGGCGTTGATGCAGAAGATCGATTTCCAGCACGGCGGGACGGATTATGATGCGAAGTATCCGGAAGGGATTCCGACATCGGTAAGAATCTCGTATGTCCCCCACCCCTCAGTCCCCTCCCCCATCCCGACAAGTCGGGACGAGGGAGGGGAAGTTTTGGACAGCGGCTTCGTGATGTTCCCAGCCGGACATGCCCGCAATACAACCGCCGATCTGCGCGATATTCTTCGGCATAAATTCAGCTTGTTGGGTGGATTATCATTGCCGGATGGAGCCGATGTGAGCAGCTTTGTAGAGCGATTGGAGAGCATAGGTAGCTTGAATGCTGACCAATTAGCCACTCTAACGAGCACAGCTTTTGCGAGTAGACCAGGCTATGAATAG